The Agrococcus sp. ProA11 genomic sequence TGCGCGGGCAGCGATCGCATCGGCGTTCGGCATTCGCAGCCGCGACGCGGCCGAGCTCATGTCGATGGCCGCCGGCACGTCTGCACCGGTGAGCCTCACCGGCCAAGTCATCGCGGTCAAGTATCCGCGCGTGGCGCGCGCACTCGACGACGGCGACCTCTCGCTCGCTCAGGCTCGAGCCATCCTGACCACGCTCGAACCCGCGGCACCGCGCGCCGATCTTGACCAGTTGGCGTGGGCGGAGGGCTGCCTTGTGGATGCGGCAACCGACCCCGACTCACCGTTGGTGCCGGAACTGCTGGTCACCCAGGCGCGCGCCTACGTGGCAGTGCTCGACCCCGACGGCGTGCTGCCTGACAGCGAACGGCAGCGCGACCTTCGTTCGGCCCGCGTGTGGCAGCGACGCGACGGCGTGTGGCGCTTGGAGATCTTCAGCCCGGCCGAGTCGGGCTCGGCCCTCAAGACACTGACGGATGCGTACGAATCGCCGCGCAGCAAGGTCGCGTTCACCGACGACGAGCCGGCAGACGCAGCCGCGGGGGACGCCCCCGACAACGACCTGGCGGACATCGACGACCGCACACCGCAGCAGAAGCGGCACGACATCATCATGTCCATCATCGAGGCGCACGCCGCATCCGGTGAGGCGCCCGTCGCCGGCGGCGAAGTGCCGAGGCTCGTCTTCAACGGCAGCATCGAAGCCTTCGACGCCTACCAGCGGAACCAGGAGCACGCCGACCGCACGCTCACCATCGAGCACACCGGTGCGATCGTGCCGATCGAGACGGTGGATCGACTGCTGTGCAACGCCGTCGTGCAGCGTGCCCTCTTCGACGCCGAGGGGCATCTGCTCGACCTCGGGCGCGAGCAGCGCACGTTCAACCGCGCGCAACGTCGTGCGCTCGCTGTCAAGTACCGCGGTTGCGCGACTCCGGGATGCGGCTTCCCAGTCGCCTGGACCGAAGCGCATCACGTCGTCTGGTGGCAGCACGGCGGCCCTACCGACGTCAGCAACGGCATCCTGCTCTGCAGCCACTGCCACCACGAGGTGCATGCCGGCCGGCTACTCGTCGTCGGCACTCCCGGCGACTGGCGGGTCGTTGCTCAGCTGCGCCCTGCTGACCGCTACGCCCGCAACCGGCGCTCGGGAGTCGCACCGCGCACTCCCGATCCGCGCACGCTCGATGCGATCTCTCCTGACTCGATCGCTCCCGACTCGATCACCACTGGTCGACACGCAACGGTGGCGCACGCCGCGCCGCCGCCACTCGCGATCAAACTGCCAGAGGCACCCCTGAAACGGGCGCGCGACGCGACGCCGTCGCGGCGGCTCGACGAAAGCACAGCGTTCGGACGAGCCCGCCAGGCCGGTGGGCGGCGCGCACGCAGCAGCGATCAGTCCCAGCGCCAGTTGCGGCTTCGCCTGTCGTCCAGCCGTCGACGCGGGCGGCGGGTGTCGCCGATCGATCACCATCCCGCGCACACCATCGTCATGCGCCTGTGACGTGAGTCGTGTCGCCGCGTGGCGGGAATCGCCGGGCAACCCGTTTCGACGCGTGACGCGGTCCGATGCCGGGGCGCGCCGCGCTCAGCTCTCCTTGGTGATCTCCACCGAGACGAACAGCTGGCTCTTCGCGGCACCCGCGTAGACGCCGCGCAACGGGGGCACGTCGTTGTAGTCGCGCCCCAGGCCGACCTTCACGTGCCGCTCGCCGATGTCGATCAGGTTGGTCGGATCCCACGCGTTCCACTCACCCGTGAACCACTCGACCCACGCGTGCGACTCACCGCGGATGGTCTCGCCGATCTGCGCGTTCGGCTTCGGGTGCAGGTAGCCGGAGACGTACCGCGCCGGGATCCCGACCGCGCGCAGCGCACCGATCGTGATGTGCGCGATGTCCTGGCACACGCCCTTGCGGCTCGGCCACGCCTCCGAGGCGAGCGTGTGCACGTGCGTCACGCCCGACATGTACTCCATCTCCTCGCCGATCATGCGAGAGATCGCAGCCGCGGCTTCACCGGGCGTCTCCGACGTCGCTTTGATCTCCCGCGCCGCGCGCACGAGGTCGTCGGTGGGGCGGGTGCGATCGGTCTGCACGAGCTGCTCGACGTACTGCGTCGCGCGCTGGCCGACCTTCTCGACCTGGTCCCAGGTGAGCTCGCGGCCGCCGATGAGCTTCGGCCGCACCTCGACGAGGCTCGTCGCCGTGAGCTGCAGCTCGGTGTGCGGAGCGAGCACGTCGAACGACACGACCGTCGTGCCCCAGTAGTCCTCGTAGGAGTTCACCGAGGTGTTGGGGCGGATGTCGAGGTTCGAGTAGATGACGAATTGGCCGTCGCTCGTCGACGGCAGCATGCGCGACTCGTTGTAGCTCGCGACCGCAGGCGTCTCGTAGCGGTAACCGGTCGTATGGCGGATGCGGATTCGGCTCACGATGCCTCCCTTGTCCATGCCGGCATGTTGTGGGTGGGGAAGTAGCGCTCCCGCACCGCATGCGAGACGGACGTGGTGGTGGTCTGCACCTTGTCCATCACAGTCGGCAGGTCGTCGATGATGTCTTGGATCGGCCGGAACTCGAGCTCCGCACGGATCTGCCCGAGCATCCGCTCGGCCGCGCCGATGTAGCCGACGCGCTCGCGCCGCGGCTCGATGTCCTCCAGGCACTGCTCCGCTCCGCGCACCGAGAACAGGATCGAGCGCGGGAAGAGCCGGTCGAGCAGCAGGAACTCAGCCGCGTTCGTGCTCGAAGGCACGCCGCGGTAGGTGCGCAGGTAGGCCTCGTAGGCGCCGACCGAGCGGAGGATCGTCGTCCACGACGGTCCGGATGCCTCGGTCAGAGCACGGGTCGCCAGCAGCCGCGCGACCATGTCGGCGCGCTCGATGTAGCGGCCGAGCGTGAAGAAGCTCCACGCGTCGTCGCGGCTCGAGGTGGCGTCGGCCATGCCGCCCGCGAGCGCCATGCGCTCGCGCACCCAGCCGAACATCTGGTGCACCTGCTCGTTGTTCACCCGCCGCGGCATCTTCGTGTAGGTGGCGTTCAGCACCTCCCACAGCTCGGTCGAGATCGTCTCTCGCGCACGGCGCGCGTTCTCGCGTGCGGCGTTGACGGAGTAGGCGATGGAGGCGGTGTGGGTGCGGTCGATGGCGAGGATGTTCACGACGTCGGCACGCGAGAGCTTCCCCTCCGGTGCCGCCTCATGCCCCATGACGCCGAGCAGGGCGCGGCAGGCGGTGTCCTCGTCGACCGCGACGTCCTCCAGCAGCAGCTGCAGGTAGACGTCGAGGATGCGCGCGGTGCCGTCAGCACGCTCGATGTAGCGGCCGATCCAGAACAGGCTCTCGGCGATGCGGCTGAGCATCATGCTGCGCCTCCTTCGTCGGCGGGGCCCGGTCTCGTGACGCGCGCGGCTTCGCCGCGTGCTCCTCGACCTACGGTGGTGGACTGCTGCTGCTGCTCGGCCTGGTCGTTGCGGCGCGGGGCGTCCTGCGGCGACTGGTCCTGCGGGTGGTCGTTGCCGGTGATGACGGGGATGGGCCTCGTCATGGGGGGCTCGCCCGTGGCGCCGAACTCCGCGTCGTGGTCGACGACCGGGATCTGCTCCCGTGCGCCGGCGAGCACCCAGGTGTCCTTGGAGCCACCGCCCTGCGACGAGTTCACGACCAGCTGCCCCTCGGGCAGCGCGACGCGAGTGAGGCCTCCCGGCAGCACCCACACATCCTTGCCGTCGTTGACGGCGAAGGGCCGCAGATCCACGTGGCGCGGCCGCACGCCATCCTCGACGAGCGTCGGGATGGTGCTGAGCTGCACGACCGGCTGCGCGATCCAGCCGCGCGGGTCGGCACGCAGCCGCTGCTCGAGCTGCTTGAGCTCCTCCTCGGTCGCATCCGGACCCACGACGAGTCCCTTGCCACCGGAGCCGTCGACCGGCTTGACGACCAGCTCATGCAGCCGGGGCAGCACCTCGTCGAGCACGCCCGGCTCCTCGAGCCTCCAGGTGTCGACGTTCTTGAGGATCGGCTCCTCACTCAGGTAGTAGCGGATCAGGTCGGGCACGTAGGTGTAGACCAGCTTGTCGTCGGCGATGCCGTTGCCGACCGCGTTCGCGATCGTCACGTTGCCGAGTCGCGCGGCGATCATGAGGCCGGGGCTGCCGAGCATCGAGTCGGCGCGGAACTGCAGCGGGTCGAGGAAGTCGTCGTCGACGCGGCGGTAGATCACGTCGACCCGCGACGGACCCTCGGTGGTGCGCATGTAGACACGCCCACCGCTCGTGAACAGGTCGCGGCCCTCGACGAGCTCGACACCCATGAGGCGCGCGAGCAGCGTGTGCTCGAAGTACGCCGAGTTGTAGACACCGGGCGTCAGCACGACCACGCGAGGCGAGTCGACGCCCGCCGGCGCCGCGGCGCGCAGCGCGTGCAGCAGCACGTCGCAGTAGTCACCGACCGGGCGCACCCGCATCGACGAGAACATCTCCGGCAGCGTCTGCGCGATCACCCGACGGTTCGACATCACGTAGGAGACGCCGGAGGGCACGCGCACGTTGTCCTCGAGCACCCGCCACTCGCCATCCTGGTCGCGGATCAGGTCGATACCCGAAACGTGGATGCGCACACCGTTGGCGCCGACGACGCCGGCCGCCTGGCGGTGGAAGTGCGTCGACGTGCTGATGAGCTTCGCCGGGATGATGCCATCCTCGACCGCGCGCTGCGGGCCGTACATGTCTGCCAGGAAGGCTTCGAGCGCGCGCACCCGCTGCTGCACACCCGACTCGACGTGCTTCCAGTCCTGCGCGGTGATGATACGAGGGATCGCATCGAGCGGGAACGGCCGCTCCTCCCCCGCGAAGTCGAATGTCACGCCCTGCGCCAGGTAGGAGGTGGCGAGCGCGTCCGCGCGGGCTCGCAGCTCATCCTTCGTCAGCTCCGAGAGCGCGTCGTAGAGCGGCTTGTAGGAGGCGCGCGGCGCCCCCTCGCCCTCGAACATCTCATCCCAGGCTTCACCCTGGCGCTTTCGCGGAGTCTCGAAGGGCTTGTCGTAGTCCTCGAACAGATCGCCCATGCAGCGAGCCTAGTCGTGGCGGCCCGTGCCCCGACTGAGGCGGCGGATGCGCGTGCCCGCCTCAGACGTCGCGGTCGCCGCCGATGACCGGCCACATCCGGTCGATCACGCCATCCTCATTCATGTCGCGCGTGCGCGCCTTGCGCGCGTCGCGGCGGAGCTCGAATGCGGCAAGGACCGCAGCGAGGCCGGAGCCGATGAGGATCGCGAGCTTGGCTGCATCCGTCTGGCCCTCGTCGGGGAACGACAGCTCCGCGATCAGCAGCGAGACCGTGAATCCGATCGCGGTCAGGAGTGCGATCGGGCGAAGGTCGCGCAGGCCGATGCCGTCGGGAAGCCGGAGGGGCGTGAGCCGGGTCACCAGCGCGGTCACCCCGAGGACGCCCACGAGCTTGCCCAGGATGAGACCCGCCATGACGGCGATCGCGACGGGCTGCGCGATGAGCGAGACGAAGCCCTCGCTGCCGACGCTGACGCCGGCGGAGAAGAACGCGAACACCGGCAGCGCGACCGCGGTCGACACCGGTCGGACGAGATGCTCGTAGCGGTGCGTTCGCGGCCCCGACTCGCCGTGGATCGCCTTCGCTGGCACCACGGCTCCCAGCAGCACACCCGCGACGGTCGCGTGCACACCCGCCTCGTGCATGAGCACCCACGCCACGATCGCGACGGGCACCAGGATCCACCAGCGCGCCCAGCGGGTGCGCACCAGCACCGCGAACACGGCGACCGTCGCGACCGACCCGACGAGCGCGAGCACGCTGATCGACGCCGTGTAGAAGACGGCGATGACGATGATCGCCAGCAGGTCGTCGACCACCGCGAGCGTGAGCAGGAAGGTGCGCAGCGGCACCGGCAGGCCGCGGCCGAAGACGGCGAGGATCGCGAGCGCGAAGGCGATGTCGGTCGCGGTCGGGATCGCCCAGCCGCTCATCGCTTCGGTGTCACCGGAGATCGCGATGATGGCGACGAAGATGAGGGCGGGCAGCGCCATGCCACCGATCGCGGCGAGCACCGGCACCGCAGCCTCCCGAGGGCGCCGGAGCGTGCCCGCGGCGATCTCGTGCTTGAGCTCGACCCCGACCACGAAGAAGAAGATCGCGAGCAGTCCGTCGGCGGCCCAGGTCGCCAGCGAGAGGTCGAGGTGCAGCGCTGCAGGGCCGACCACCGTCTCCGACAGCGCCGTGTACCCGTCGCGCCATGGGGAGTTCGCCCAGATCAGCGCGGTCGCCGCGGCGATGAGCAGCAGCACACCGCTCGTGGTCTCGAGCCGCAGTGCGGCGCCGAGTCGGGAGCGACGGGACTTCGAAGCGTGCATTGGGTCCTTCCAGCGTTTCCGCTGCGAGGTATCGCAGCGAGCCGACCAGGCTTCCCGGCACACCGAGACCATCGTACGGCGCGGAGGAGCGCGCCGTACGACAGCTCGGCACCGCCGCGTCAGTGCATCGCGATGGTCTCCACCGCGCGCAGCCCGTCGCGGATGAAGCGGTTGGCGTGCGCGGCGAGGTCGTCGGAGTCGTCCCACAGGTTGCGCCAGATGCCCAGCGACCGCGTGAGCTGCTCGTCGACGACGGCGCTCGAGAACGACTCGAACACGATGGGGCCGTCGTGCTTCGCTCGCGCGAGCCCGCGGAACAGCCCGTCGAAGTCGACCGATCCGGAGCCGAGGTAGCCGCGGTGGCTCTCGCCGATGTGCACGTACCGCAGGCGGTCGCCCGCGTCGAGCACGGGCTCGAGCATCCCCGACTCCTCGATGTTCATGTGGTACGTGTCGAGGTGCAGGTGCACGTTGTCGTGACCAACCAGCTCGAGGAACGCGAGCCCCTCGCGCGCGGTGTTGCAGATGTTGGTCTCGTAGCGGTTGACGACCTCGAGCGAGAGCTGCACGTTGCGCTCTGCCGCGTAGTCGCCCAGCCGGTTGAGCGCCTCGGCGCTGTGCTCGCGGCCCTTCTGGCTCGCGGCCTGCGAGTACTTCTGCAGCGCCGAGTAGATGACGCCGCAGAGATCGGTGCCCTCGACGTGCGCGACGATGTCGATCGCTCGCTTGAGCAGATCCTCGCCGCGCTGCACGATCGCGGGATCCTCGCTCGAGATGTCCGTGTCGGGACTGAGGCCCAGCGACGAGGTCATGGTGATGCCGGTGTCGGCCAGCACCTGCTTGGCGACGTGCTCGTCAAAGCTGAACGGATCCATCAGCGGCATCTCGATGAAGTCGAACCCCGCGCGCTGCACCCCCTCGATCGCGGTGCGGATGCCCGCCTCGTCGAAGGAGCCGGAGAACACGAAGCCGTGGCAGCCGATGCGCATGGTGTTACCTCTTTCTCTGCAGGACGCGGCGGCGGTGGTGCTCGTCCGCGCGATTCTCGATCCGATCGAGCACGTCGTCGCCGAGGAAGTTCGGCGACCCGACGGCGAGCGCCGCCGTCAGGATCCTGGCGTGCTTGTCGGCCATCTCGGTGATCCGCAGGCACTCGGCCGCATCGTCGCCGATGGCGAAGATCCCGTGGCTCTGCAGGTAGGCGATCTTGGGCAGCCGCCCGTGCTCGGCCACGAATCGTCGCAGCGCATCGCGCATGTGCAGCGCGAGGCCCAGGCCCGGGTCGACGTAGGGCACGAAGAGCGCCCGCTGGCCGAGCACCACGATCTGGTCGGGGAACAGCGCGCCGGCCGCGATGAGCTCTGCTCGGTCGGAGCACAGGATGCCGTTGGCCGAGATCGGATGCGTGTGGCAGGCGGCGCCCGCACCGAACGACAGCACCACCGCGTGCAGCAGCGCCTCGACGCTCGGACGCTTCGCCTGCTGGTCCACGCGGCTGGCCATCAGCGCGGCGCCGACGGCATCGTCGTCCGCGTCCTCGGCGTCGAGCATCGCGAGGATCGGTGCGAGCTCGCACTCGACGAGATCGTCCGGGCCCGCCGAGCCGAGCGTCGAGCCGGATGCCTTCACCAGCATCCGCTGCTCGTCGAGGCGGGCGCTGACGTTGCCCTCGCCGAGGATCGCGAGGCCGCGGTGCGGCTCGCCGACCGCGTGGCAGAGCGCGAGCAGATCATCGGTGAGGGTCATGGCTTCGGTGATCCCGGCTGCGTCATGATCGGGGATGTGCCGGTGCCGGTCGGTGGCGGGCTCGACCGCTTCCGTCGCAGCGAGAACTGCCCGAACAGCGCGGCGCCGAGGAGCACGAGACCGAGGGCCAGCAGCTGCGCCTGCGCGCCGTCGTTGCCGGGCACCACGATCAGGATCGAGGCGTTGAGCCAGACGATGAGCAGGGCCGCGAGCAGCACGCCGCTCAGCCTGCCGATGCCGCCGGTGATGGCGACACCGCCGAGCACCGCGATGGTGATCGCGGGCAGCGCCATGCCGCCGCCGCTCGTACCGGCGTCGGGGCGCGCGGAGGCGAACTGCGCGACGGTGTAGACGCCGACCAGACCGGAGATCGCGCCCGCGGCGACGAACGCGGTCATGCGCTTGCGGCGGGTGTCGATGCCCGCCCACTGCGCCGCGGTGTCGTTCGTGCCGATGGCGTAGAGCGAGCGGCCGAAGGCGGTTCGGTTCAGCACGAACCAGGCGACGATCGCGACCGGGATCAGGAACGTGAACACCCCCAGCGGCACGAGCGGCAGCCCGCCGCCGATGACCGGCAGCTCGATGGCCTTCGCCGCGTTGTAGAACTCGGAGATCTCGGGGCCCGAGATCGGGCGCTGGTCGCTGATGACGAGCGCGATCGAGCGGTAGCCGTAGAAGGTCGCGAGCGTGGCGATCAGCGGCGGGAAGCCGAGGTAGGCGGAGAGGAAGCCGTTGACCGCTCCCAGCACCGCGCCGAAGAGCACCGCGAGCACGATCGAGACGAGGATCGGCAGCCCCGCCTGCTGGAACAGCATCGCGAACACGATGCCCGACAGCGACACCATCGAGCCGACCGAGAGGTCGATGCCGCCGCGGCCGGAGGTGATGACGAACAGCTCGGCGATGGCCAGCAGCGCGAGCGGCACGTAGGCGATGAGCGAGGAGGCGAGGTAGTCGCTGTTGAAGTCGCCGCGCGTCTGCCCCGTGAGGTCGAGGATCGTCATGACGACGATGAGCGCGATCACCAGCACGAGCAGCAGGACGGTGCGGTCCTTCATGATCCCGCCGCTGAGCCAGTCGCGCACGCGGGAGTCGGCGCGCGCAGGCCGCGCACTGGTCTGCTGCCGATCGGTCGGCTTGACGGCGGTCATGCGCGCCTCCTGGCTCGTTCGCGGATGAGGTCGGTGCCGACGGCGACGACGATGAAGATGCCGACGAACAGGAAGCCGAGCTGCGTCGGCCAGCCGAGCTGCGTGACGCCCGACACGACGGTCTGCACGAGGATCGCGCCCAGCAGCGTGCCGATGACGCTGCCGCGGCCGCCGATGATCGAGGTGCCGCCGATGACGACGGCCGCGATGACCTGCAGCTCCTTGCCGGAGCCGACCGACTGGTCGAGCGTCGAGGTGCCGGTGGCGATCATCATGCACGCGGCGAGCCCGGCCAGGGCGCCGGTGACGGCGTAGACCCACACCAGGCGCGGCTGCACCTTGATGCCCGCGAGACGCGCGGCGTTGGCGTTGCCGCCGATCGCGTAGAGGCTCCTGCCGGCCTTCGCGTAGCGCAGGAACCACCAGGCGGCCGCGACCGCGACCACCGCGATCGCGAACGAGTGCGGCACGCCGAGCGTCGAGCCGTCGCTCCCACGACCGAGGAAGTCGAGCGTGCCGGGGATGCCGTTCACGGTGGACGAGTCGAACACCTGCAGGCCGATCCACTGGAAGACGTTGAGGGTGCCGAAGGTGATGATGATCGGGTGCACGCGGCCGTAGGCGATGAGCAGGCCGTTGACCGCGCCGAGGGCGAGCCCGATGGCGATCGCGACGAGCAGCGCGAGCGGCGCCGGGATCTCCAGGTTCACCATCATGCGAGCGGTGACGACGGCGGCGACCATGATCATGGACGCGACCGAGACGTCGATGCCCGCGGTGATGATGACGAAGGTCATGCCGACGCCGACGAGCGCGATGGGGGCGACCTGCACGAGCAGCGGCCCGACGGAGCCGGGCGTGAGGAACGCGGGGGTGAAGATGCCCAGCAGCGCCCAGAGCACGACCAGCACGACGAGCAGCACGATCTCCTGCCCCGTCACCACCGGCGGCAGGATGCGACGCAGGCTGAAGGGCTCGGGACTCGCGGCCGGCTTGGCCGGAGTGGTGTCGACGCTCATGCGGCGTCCTCCTCGATCGCGCCGGCCGCGGCTGCGAGCAGCGAGGCCTGGCTGGCGGTTGGCGGGAACTCCTTGGCGATGCGGCCGGCGCGGAACACCAGGATGCGATCGGCGACGCGCAGCACCTCTGCCAGGTCGGTCGTGATCACGAGCACTGCGGCACCCTTGTCGGCGAGATCGGCGACGATGCTGTGGATCTCCTCCTTCGCACCGACGTCGACGCCCTGCGTGGGCTCGGAGAGCACGAGCAGCTTCGGCTGCTCGACGACCTGTCGCGCGAGCACGACCTTCTGCGCGTTGCCGCCCGACATCGCGCCGATCGGCTGCCGCTCAGAGGGGGTCTTCACCGACAGTCGGCCGATGAGGTCGCGGGCGATGCGCTGCTCGGTCTTCGGCGAGACCCAGCCGGGGATCCTGCTCAGCAGCGGGAGCGATCCGATGGTGATGTTGAAGGCGATGGGCTGGAACGCGAACGCGCCCTGCGACGAGCGGTTGGCCGGCAGCATGCGGATGCCGCGACGCTTGGCTGCGGAGGGATTCGTGACGTGCGCGTCGGAGCCGACGGAGCGCATCCGCCCGCCGGTCGCGTGCCGCATGCCGTAGACGACCTCGCCGACTTCGGCCGCGCCGCAGCCGACCAGGCCGTAGAGGCCCACGATCTCGCCCTCGCGGACGCTGAAGGAGACGTCCTCGAAGGCGCCCGCGAGCGAGAGCCCGTCGAGCTCGAGCACCGGCGCGCCGAGCTCGCCGGTGTCCCGCACACCTTCTTCCAACTCGCCGCCCACCATGCGCTCGGCGATCTCGCGCACCGTCAGCTCGCCGATCGGCTGCGACGACACGGTCTCGCCGTCGCGCATGATCGTCACCTCGTCGGCGATGCGGAAGAGCTCGTCGAGCCGGTGGCTGATGTAGATGATCGAGACGCCCTCGGCGGCGAGCTTGCGCACCACCGTGAAGAGCACCTCGATCTCGCTGTCGGTCAGGATGGCGCTCGGCTCGTCGAGGATGAGCACGCTCGCCTGCTCGAGCAGCGCCTTCGCGATGGAGACCTGCTGCTGCTTGGCGATCGAGAGCGTGCCGAGCGGCTGCGACGCGAGCGCGCGGTCGAGGCCGACCGTGTCGAGCAGCTCGAGCATGCGCGGCGCCTGCGCGCGCCAGTCGATGGCGAGCCCGCGCGTGATCTCGCGCCCCACGAAGAAGTTCTCGGCGACCGTGAGCTCGGGGAAGAGCTGCGGCTCCTGGTAGACGGTCTGCACGCCGAGCTTGATCGCGTCCGACGTCGAGTGGATGGTGACGTCGCGCCCGTCGATCGTGATGGTGCCCGTGTCGGGCTGCTCGGCGCCCGCGAGGATCTTGATGAGCGTCGACTTGCCGGCGCCATTCTCCCCGACCAGGGCGTGCACGGTGCCGGGCTTGACGGTGAGGTCGGCGTGGCGGATGGCGCGGACGCCGCCGTAGCGCTTCGAGATGTCGCGCATCTCGAGCCGTGGCGCGGTGTCAGTCATGGTGCTCCCGAGCGATTGTGCCGCCGGTGACCGGCGGATGAGCGTGAGGGGTGCCGGGGCGCGGCTGGGCCGCGCCCCGGCGGGTGCTGGTCGCATCAACCGCGACCGGCGAGGGATCAGTAGTCGTAGTCTCCGGCGTTCTCCGCGGTGAAGACCGTCGGCGGGCCGAGCAGCAGCACGCCGCTCGCCTCGTCGAACGAGACATCCGTGAGATCCGGGTTCGAGATGCTCGACGTGTCGCTCAGGTCACCGTCGTTGACCAGCTGCATGCCAGCCCAGCCGGTGAGCCAGCCGAGACCCTCGACATCCCAGAGGATCGAGCCGCTCGACGAACCCGACTCCAGGTAGGGCAGCATCGCCTGCGGCGTGCCGAGGCCCACCGTGAAGACCTCGCCCGCGCGGCCGGCGTCCTCGACGGCCTGGGCGACGCCCGGGGCGCTCGAGGTGCACTCGCCCACCAGACCGGTGAGGTCGGGGTTCGAGTTCATGAGGTCGAGCGCCATCTGCGTTGCCGCAGCCTGGTCCTCGCCGGCGTAGACGATATCGACGATCTCGGCGTCGGGGTACTCGGATGCCGTGTATGCCTCCTGCACCTCGATCCACGCGTTGAGGTTCGCCGCCGTCTCACCGCACGACACGATCGCGTACTTGCCGGAGCCTCCCATGGCCTCCAGCAGCGAGTCGGTCAGCGCCTCGCCGATGCCGTCCACGGAGGCCTGGCTGACGAAGAGCTCGCGCACCGAGTCGGGGGCATCCGTGTCGGTGGTGGCGACGTGGATGCCGGCGTCCTGCGCCTCCTGCAGCAGCGGTGCCATGGAGTTCGGGTCGTTGGGTGCCACGAACAGCACATCGACGCCCTGCTGGATGAACGAGCGCACGATGTCGGCCTGCGCTGCTGCGTCGGCGGTCGTCGGGCCCTGGTACAGCCACTCGAAGCCGAGATCCTCCGCGGCCTGCTGGCCGCCGGTGTTCATCGCCTCGAAGTAGGGGATGCCCTGCAGCTTGGGGACGAAGGCGATCGAGATCTGCTCGTCGCCACCCTCCGTCGCGCCGGGTGCGGGCGTGGTGCCCGGGTCGTTTCGCGAGGTGCACCCGGCGAGCACGACGGCAGCGGCCGCCGTGAGCGCGAGTGCACCTGTGATCCTGCGTGAGATCTTCATCGATGCTCCTTCTGGGTGAGGCGTCGGGAGGCTCGTCCCACCCGCGCCGGCACCGACTCCGTGTCGGTGGTCTGTGCGTCGCCGAGGGGCACGCGCGTGACGGTGACGCCCGCTGCCTCCCACTCGTCGACGAAGTCGTCGGATGCGCGCTCATCGGTGATGAGGCTCGTGACCAGCTCGGTGCTCGCGAACGAGTGCAGTGCGAAGCCGGTGGTCTTGCTGCTGTCGAACAGCGCGTGCACCTCGTTGCTGGCCTCGACCAGGCCCTGCTTGGAGACCGCCTCGTCGGTGGCGAGCTCGAGCAGACCGCGTTCGGGGGAGAGGCCGACGACGCCCACGAATGCCTTGTCGATGCGCCCCCTGCCGACGAGCGTGTCGGTGATCGGGCTGACCAGCCCGGAGCTCTCGCGGCGCAGCGTGCCGCCGGGCACGATGACGCTCGCGTCGGAGCGGTCCATGAGCAGCACCGCGGTGCGCAGCGACTGCGTCACGACGACCAGCCCGGTGCGCTGCAGCAGCTCGAGCGCGAGGAAGTGCGCGGTGCTGGAGGTGTCGAGCGCGATCACGTCGCCGTCGCGCACGAGCGCGGCCGCCTCGGCAGCGATCGCGCGCTTGGCGCCCGCTTCCCGCCGCAGCCGGTCGGTGAAGGCGCCCTCATCGCCGCGGTCAGGAGGCAGCGCGCCGCCGCGCGTGCGCCGCAGCAGG encodes the following:
- a CDS encoding DUF222 domain-containing protein, encoding MIRSERAAAAVAAVRAAFVDADSLSTASNQEVADLLALTAAAARLLEAQQVRLAGAIAERSKGSDDDSICRVLGARNARAAIASAFGIRSRDAAELMSMAAGTSAPVSLTGQVIAVKYPRVARALDDGDLSLAQARAILTTLEPAAPRADLDQLAWAEGCLVDAATDPDSPLVPELLVTQARAYVAVLDPDGVLPDSERQRDLRSARVWQRRDGVWRLEIFSPAESGSALKTLTDAYESPRSKVAFTDDEPADAAAGDAPDNDLADIDDRTPQQKRHDIIMSIIEAHAASGEAPVAGGEVPRLVFNGSIEAFDAYQRNQEHADRTLTIEHTGAIVPIETVDRLLCNAVVQRALFDAEGHLLDLGREQRTFNRAQRRALAVKYRGCATPGCGFPVAWTEAHHVVWWQHGGPTDVSNGILLCSHCHHEVHAGRLLVVGTPGDWRVVAQLRPADRYARNRRSGVAPRTPDPRTLDAISPDSIAPDSITTGRHATVAHAAPPPLAIKLPEAPLKRARDATPSRRLDESTAFGRARQAGGRRARSSDQSQRQLRLRLSSSRRRGRRVSPIDHHPAHTIVMRL
- a CDS encoding transglutaminase family protein, which gives rise to MSRIRIRHTTGYRYETPAVASYNESRMLPSTSDGQFVIYSNLDIRPNTSVNSYEDYWGTTVVSFDVLAPHTELQLTATSLVEVRPKLIGGRELTWDQVEKVGQRATQYVEQLVQTDRTRPTDDLVRAAREIKATSETPGEAAAAISRMIGEEMEYMSGVTHVHTLASEAWPSRKGVCQDIAHITIGALRAVGIPARYVSGYLHPKPNAQIGETIRGESHAWVEWFTGEWNAWDPTNLIDIGERHVKVGLGRDYNDVPPLRGVYAGAAKSQLFVSVEITKES
- a CDS encoding alpha-E domain-containing protein translates to MLSRIAESLFWIGRYIERADGTARILDVYLQLLLEDVAVDEDTACRALLGVMGHEAAPEGKLSRADVVNILAIDRTHTASIAYSVNAARENARRARETISTELWEVLNATYTKMPRRVNNEQVHQMFGWVRERMALAGGMADATSSRDDAWSFFTLGRYIERADMVARLLATRALTEASGPSWTTILRSVGAYEAYLRTYRGVPSSTNAAEFLLLDRLFPRSILFSVRGAEQCLEDIEPRRERVGYIGAAERMLGQIRAELEFRPIQDIIDDLPTVMDKVQTTTTSVSHAVRERYFPTHNMPAWTREAS
- a CDS encoding circularly permuted type 2 ATP-grasp protein is translated as MGDLFEDYDKPFETPRKRQGEAWDEMFEGEGAPRASYKPLYDALSELTKDELRARADALATSYLAQGVTFDFAGEERPFPLDAIPRIITAQDWKHVESGVQQRVRALEAFLADMYGPQRAVEDGIIPAKLISTSTHFHRQAAGVVGANGVRIHVSGIDLIRDQDGEWRVLEDNVRVPSGVSYVMSNRRVIAQTLPEMFSSMRVRPVGDYCDVLLHALRAAAPAGVDSPRVVVLTPGVYNSAYFEHTLLARLMGVELVEGRDLFTSGGRVYMRTTEGPSRVDVIYRRVDDDFLDPLQFRADSMLGSPGLMIAARLGNVTIANAVGNGIADDKLVYTYVPDLIRYYLSEEPILKNVDTWRLEEPGVLDEVLPRLHELVVKPVDGSGGKGLVVGPDATEEELKQLEQRLRADPRGWIAQPVVQLSTIPTLVEDGVRPRHVDLRPFAVNDGKDVWVLPGGLTRVALPEGQLVVNSSQGGGSKDTWVLAGAREQIPVVDHDAEFGATGEPPMTRPIPVITGNDHPQDQSPQDAPRRNDQAEQQQQSTTVGRGARGEAARVTRPGPADEGGAA
- the nhaA gene encoding Na+/H+ antiporter NhaA → MHASKSRRSRLGAALRLETTSGVLLLIAAATALIWANSPWRDGYTALSETVVGPAALHLDLSLATWAADGLLAIFFFVVGVELKHEIAAGTLRRPREAAVPVLAAIGGMALPALIFVAIIAISGDTEAMSGWAIPTATDIAFALAILAVFGRGLPVPLRTFLLTLAVVDDLLAIIVIAVFYTASISVLALVGSVATVAVFAVLVRTRWARWWILVPVAIVAWVLMHEAGVHATVAGVLLGAVVPAKAIHGESGPRTHRYEHLVRPVSTAVALPVFAFFSAGVSVGSEGFVSLIAQPVAIAVMAGLILGKLVGVLGVTALVTRLTPLRLPDGIGLRDLRPIALLTAIGFTVSLLIAELSFPDEGQTDAAKLAILIGSGLAAVLAAFELRRDARKARTRDMNEDGVIDRMWPVIGGDRDV